A single window of Archangium gephyra DNA harbors:
- a CDS encoding cytochrome P450 family protein: MSGIPDDTLPDPVPLMGCPYKANPYPLYERMREASPVHRVLFPSGVQAWLVTGYEAARSALNDERLGKNHGRGNDHWRARASIMPEPQHSQLQVHLLHQDPPHHTRMRRFVTDAFTSRRIDQLRPRFQELADALVDGLPEHGPADLVTGFAARFPFQVLAEVIGLPPELAGRFDRDWGKVVQPVGPTDPGRPRYEARLHGLQGYIADVIAHKREHGEDDLLSRLVVARDRGELSQDELGSMIFQLLVAGQEPVTNQLTTALIALFHHPGQLARLRGDPDLLPRAVEELLRYDSAFELTTWRFFDRDSELHGTRVPAGDSVIVSLCAANRDPRRFPEPDTLDLDRGSNPHLAFGHGIHFCPGATLARTELQIALGTLLARLPGLHLSIKEEDLEWIPAVLGRGTHHLPVGYDQRL, translated from the coding sequence ATGAGCGGAATCCCCGACGACACCCTGCCCGACCCGGTCCCGCTCATGGGCTGTCCGTACAAGGCCAATCCCTACCCCTTGTACGAGCGGATGCGTGAGGCCAGCCCTGTCCACCGCGTGCTCTTCCCCAGCGGCGTCCAGGCCTGGCTCGTCACAGGCTACGAGGCCGCGCGCTCCGCGCTGAATGACGAGCGCCTCGGCAAGAACCACGGCCGGGGCAACGACCACTGGCGGGCCCGCGCCTCGATCATGCCGGAGCCGCAGCACTCCCAGCTCCAGGTGCACCTGCTCCACCAGGACCCGCCCCACCACACCCGCATGCGCCGGTTCGTGACGGACGCCTTCACGTCCCGGCGCATCGACCAGCTCCGCCCCCGTTTCCAGGAACTGGCCGACGCGCTCGTCGACGGGCTCCCCGAGCACGGCCCCGCGGATCTGGTCACCGGCTTCGCCGCCCGTTTCCCCTTCCAGGTGCTCGCCGAGGTCATCGGTCTCCCCCCCGAGTTGGCGGGCCGCTTCGACCGCGACTGGGGAAAGGTCGTCCAGCCGGTGGGCCCCACCGACCCCGGCCGGCCGCGGTACGAGGCACGCCTGCACGGCCTGCAGGGCTACATCGCCGACGTCATCGCCCACAAGCGCGAGCACGGGGAGGACGATCTGCTCAGCCGCCTCGTCGTGGCCCGCGACCGCGGTGAACTGTCCCAGGACGAACTGGGCTCGATGATCTTCCAGCTCCTCGTCGCTGGCCAGGAACCCGTCACCAACCAGCTCACCACCGCGCTGATCGCCCTGTTCCATCACCCCGGCCAGCTCGCCCGCCTCCGCGGCGACCCGGACCTGCTGCCCCGCGCCGTCGAGGAGCTCCTGCGCTACGACAGCGCCTTCGAGCTGACCACCTGGCGATTCTTCGACCGGGACAGCGAGCTGCACGGCACGCGCGTCCCCGCCGGCGACTCGGTGATCGTCTCCCTGTGCGCCGCCAACCGCGACCCGCGCCGCTTCCCCGAGCCCGACACCCTCGACCTCGACCGCGGCTCCAACCCCCACCTCGCCTTCGGCCACGGCATCCACTTCTGCCCCGGCGCCACCCTCGCCCGCACCGAGCTCCAGATCGCCCTCGGCACCCTGCTCGCCCGGCTGCCCGGCCTGCACCTGTCCATCAAAGA